The genomic stretch tatgctcgatagtgggttcatgcactgcattgacactgggacgatgacgagaaagttctaaggttgtgttgtctttgttgccactagggataaaacattgatgctatgtctaaggatgtagttgttgattacattacgcaccatacttaatgcaattgtactgttgctatgcaacttaatacttggaaggggttcggatgataacctgaaggtggactttttaggcatagatgcggttggatggcggtctatgtactttgtcgtaatgcccaattaaatctcacttgtacttatcatgacatgtatgtgcattgttatgccctctctatttgtcaattgcccgattgtaatttgttcacccaacatgcttttatcttatgggagagacacctctagtgagctgtggaccccggtccattcttttatcttgaaatacaaatctcgttgcaatacttgtttttcttgttttctctgcaaacaatcatcttccacacaatacggttaatcctttgttacagacaagccggtgagattgacaacctcacttgtttcgttggggcaaagtactttggttgtgttgtgcgggttccacgttggcgccggaatctccggtgttgcgccgcactacatcccgccgccatcaaccttcaacgtgcttcttggctcctcctggttcgataaaccttggtttctttctgagggaaaacttgctgatgtgcgcatcataccttcctcttggggttcccaacgaacgtgtgagttacacgccatcagacgacgacggtgttggagcactgttcctttcttggaggcgtcgcttttggagagtctgtatttcaggtgttgtcttggtggtggatgtattgttgttgttaggtctgagatactatagcgggacttttgtttcttattttttttttcatttttttggttgtgtgcattcgTAGTGCCATTTgggtggtgagttgttgcagaggctgtgtgtaattggtatcttttgatattatccctttatcgaaaaaaatatatAGTTAATGTCAATCCAAGAGAAAATCACGAGATGTCATAATCCTAATGAAAAAAGATGAAATCTGCAATCCTTGTACAAAGGGAAACAAATTGAGAGATTTGATCCACTGTTTGCTTTCTCGAGAAGTCAATCTTTCAACCCCACTCAAACTTGACTTCTTTTCGCTGACGTATGTGATCATAGCGAGATGTGCCAAAGCACTCAAGCATTGTGGTGGGGCAAAACATCTTAAAGCTCACGACAACACACCATGCATAGATCTTTAAGCATTTATGTAATCTTAGAAATTCACTTCTGAACCGATCGGCAGTGGAGGCTAATTATTTTAGTTAGGCGATGACATGTGTACCGCTGCACTTTACGTGGATATACTTTCCTTTTCTGCTGGAAATATGCACAGCTCGAAATCGATTTTACCATTTGATGAAACTTTTGTCATATTGTCGCGGAAGACCAAAAGGTAAACTATCTCGACTAGAGCATCTCCACATATGCCCTATAATAGGGTTTCTAGTGTGAGAAGAAGATGTATGTGGTTAAACTATATACCACAATTTTTAGCTAGGAGTACGGAGTACTATTCTTGAGAAAGATTGTAATAGTCGTGAGTAATTAATAAATCTCGTTGTGTATGTGCATGTATGTGAGCGTctagtttgtactgtgtttctcaaaaataaaAAGCTCCTTGATTCACCAAAAAAAAAGAATGCAAGGGAGTGAAAGAGATTTGAACGGCTGTAAAACTCCAAGTATTTAATTACATTTCGACCCAGACATATACCGCACAGGCCCTTCATTTTATCTTACTATCATAACCTAGCCCTGTTGCCTTGGATAATTCATGGCACACCAGACACCACAACAACTTATTAACTGTGCTATTTCAACTGACTTCCTTGGTTTGATCTAAATTATGTTACAGTATTGTATCTACGGAAGATAAAGAGGGGACAGAACATTGTGTTTCAGTTATATTTAATTATGTTTCAGTTATATTTAATTATGTTTCATAATTTTGTAAAAAGATTGATCAGCACAtggatgatatcattgttgacatCACTCTAGTGTAAAAAAAGTTTTTCCGCAGGATGTGCATGTGTACATGTAAGATGGCATGTGTACCACTGCACTTTACGTGGATATTACTTTCCTTTTCTGCTGGGTATTTAACTTTAAATGCGGTTTGCAATATGCTCAGGTCGAAATCGATCTTACCATTGATGAAACTTTTGTCGTACTTCTCAGAGGAGGCTAGAAGCTAAACTGTCTTGATTAGGACGGCCTTCTTTTGAGTGACGTCAACAACATGACCATCTCCCCTGCTTTAATACCTTATCTCGGTCATAACATATGTGCATATATACGTGTAGTCCGTTCATATTGCACAGTAAATTTGTACATATTGCAACTAAATAAATTGTACAGTGTTTACAAGATTGGACAAAGAAGAGGGAACGCAAAAGACGACAtatttgctcaaaaaaaaaacgCTGCTGCAGACGAACTAAGAAGGAGAGTGATATTGGTTGTAAAACTCCAAGTATATTAATTACATTTCGACCCAGACTTATATCGCACAGACCCTCAACTTTATCTTACTATCACAACCCAGCTCCGCTGTCCCGCCAGACAGCACAACAACTTATTCACCGTCACTTTCGCATCAGACTCCCTCGCTTTGAACTAAATTACGGTAACTATAGTGTATCTACAGCAAACAAGATGAGGACAGAACGGGCCGACGGGGCGCACACGTGACCTGCCGGACGGCAAGGGCAGGCTAGCCACAGAGGGCGCCCACCTCCCTGAGGCGTGGGACGAGGTGGCCGCTGAGGTGAAGCCCCATGAGGCCGTCGAGCCCGCCCACCGGCAAGCCGCCGACGAAGAGCGCCGGCACGGTGGCTGCGGCcgcggccgacgcggcggcctcctcggcggcctcgtcgagctcgatgacggtggcgtGCGCGCCCACGGCGGCCAGGAGGCGGCGCATGACGTGGCACATGCAGCAGCCGCGCCGCGCGAAGATGACCACGGGGCTCTCGCGGACCAGCCGCCCGATGCGCTCCGCCGGAGGCTCACCGCCCGGTGGGTTGATGGTGAGGCCCAGAAGCCCGGCACCGGCGCAGCGGCtcgccggcgtcggcgccggcgcctcTCCGGCCACCGCGCAGCTCACGCCCCCTCCGTCCTGCATGTGCGCGCGCGACGGCGAGAAGGAGATGATGGTCGGGTGTTGGGGTCTTGGGTGGGGGGCCTGCGATGAGGAAGTAGCGTGTGGGTAACGGCATGAAGTAGCTGCCTGCCCCTGATTGTGCGGTCGCCGTCAAGATCCGGCGGGAGGACACAGGGAGGGAGTCCTGGGTGTATATAGGAGGAGGTTCACATCATCACATGGGAGCGTGACGTCGGACGGAAGGTGACGGGGTGGGC from Lolium rigidum isolate FL_2022 chromosome 4, APGP_CSIRO_Lrig_0.1, whole genome shotgun sequence encodes the following:
- the LOC124647318 gene encoding glutaredoxin-C7-like translates to MQDGGGVSCAVAGEAPAPTPASRCAGAGLLGLTINPPGGEPPAERIGRLVRESPVVIFARRGCCMCHVMRRLLAAVGAHATVIELDEAAEEAAASAAAAATVPALFVGGLPVGGLDGLMGLHLSGHLVPRLREVGALCG